From one Lysinibacillus sp. G4S2 genomic stretch:
- a CDS encoding AAA family ATPase, translating to MTHNYEEKEIFYPNGILMYRGGVKKNDFGHDIYDGKGTLFDQEGELLFEGEFANHMKQGNGIMYLKGQMIYQGEFIQNKKQGNGILYKGGKVYYEGHFRNDLMEGYGILYYEDDVIAPFKELRAQYSHLNQPLYEGDFVHGMKKGKGKQYYPSGFLQYEGDFIWNHMQGAGKLYDAPKSPSAKELANGLTTLQYEGYFFEDLKHGKGKVYSRQGVIEAEGQFKEDAMTGHGTLYYANGQASYIGELVNGEKHGRGDYFNEEGKIIYSGEFINGERLRITPEIEREIEKLQKQLDGLVGLPNAKKELHNLINFIKIQSLRVDHGLTSFPITYHLVFSGNPGTGKTTVARIIGQLYKHLGVLSSGHFVETDRAGLVAGYVGQTALKVQEVVNKAKGGVLFIDEAYALINDKQDAFGKEAIDSLLKAMEDLRDDLVIIVAGYTELMEEFLLANPGFKSRFNHFVKFDNFSTDELYDIFAMLCKNNDYQYGEAFAHHMKVQLHQIPVESILNFSNGRYIRNLFEKLVTIQSNRLIQQENITKDELMEFAEEDILLGIAENLFDNTF from the coding sequence ATGACACATAATTATGAAGAAAAAGAGATATTTTATCCAAATGGTATATTAATGTATCGTGGCGGTGTAAAGAAGAACGACTTTGGACATGACATTTATGATGGAAAGGGGACGTTATTTGATCAGGAAGGTGAATTGTTATTTGAGGGTGAATTCGCCAATCATATGAAGCAAGGTAACGGCATCATGTATTTAAAAGGACAAATGATTTATCAGGGCGAATTTATTCAAAATAAAAAACAAGGAAATGGTATTTTATACAAAGGTGGTAAGGTCTATTATGAGGGGCATTTTCGCAATGATTTAATGGAAGGTTACGGAATTTTGTATTATGAGGATGATGTTATTGCCCCGTTTAAAGAGCTTCGTGCACAGTATTCACATTTAAATCAGCCGCTATATGAGGGTGATTTTGTCCATGGCATGAAGAAAGGAAAGGGAAAACAATATTATCCAAGTGGTTTTTTACAATATGAAGGTGATTTTATATGGAATCATATGCAAGGTGCAGGAAAGCTTTATGATGCTCCAAAGTCGCCAAGTGCTAAGGAACTTGCAAATGGTTTAACAACACTTCAGTATGAAGGCTATTTCTTTGAGGATTTGAAGCACGGAAAAGGAAAAGTCTATTCCAGACAAGGCGTTATCGAAGCGGAGGGTCAATTTAAAGAGGATGCTATGACAGGACATGGAACTCTTTATTACGCTAATGGACAGGCTTCTTATATCGGGGAACTTGTAAATGGTGAAAAGCATGGTCGGGGAGACTATTTTAATGAAGAAGGGAAAATTATTTATAGTGGTGAATTTATCAATGGTGAACGTTTACGAATAACACCAGAAATTGAGCGAGAGATTGAAAAATTACAGAAGCAGCTAGATGGACTTGTAGGGCTTCCTAATGCCAAAAAGGAATTACATAATCTCATTAACTTTATTAAAATTCAAAGCTTACGTGTCGATCATGGCTTAACAAGCTTCCCGATAACATATCATCTTGTGTTCTCTGGGAATCCAGGTACAGGAAAAACGACCGTTGCCCGTATAATAGGCCAACTATATAAGCATCTTGGTGTACTTTCAAGCGGGCATTTTGTGGAAACAGATCGTGCGGGCTTAGTAGCAGGATATGTGGGTCAGACGGCTTTAAAGGTTCAGGAAGTTGTGAATAAAGCAAAAGGTGGCGTACTCTTTATTGATGAAGCCTATGCATTAATCAATGATAAACAAGACGCATTTGGAAAAGAAGCGATTGATAGTCTATTAAAGGCGATGGAAGATTTACGTGATGATTTAGTTATCATTGTCGCTGGTTATACAGAGCTCATGGAGGAATTTTTATTAGCCAATCCAGGGTTTAAGTCACGCTTCAATCATTTTGTAAAATTCGATAATTTTAGCACGGATGAGCTTTATGATATTTTCGCCATGCTATGTAAAAATAATGATTATCAATATGGTGAAGCATTTGCACACCATATGAAGGTCCAATTGCATCAAATTCCAGTTGAATCAATTCTAAATTTCTCAAACGGTCGTTATATTCGAAATTTATTTGAAAAGCTTGTGACGATTCAATCCAACCGTCTCATTCAACAGGAGAATATTACGAAAGATGAATTAATGGAATTTGCAGAAGAAGATATTTTACTAGGCATAGCAGAAAATCTATTTGATAATACATTTTAG
- a CDS encoding WYL domain-containing protein, whose protein sequence is MVDSQQNKGYRVISMFDRLMDGQGINKKQEAFTHNVGEKTIQRDLNEIRAYIEKTKLDCHLEYVRVEKVYRLTKTGKNILSKEQVLAIVKILIESRALLKSEMSDIIDKLISIVATDKQEFIHNIILNEKHLYVDLNHKKSLLHLIWCLSEAIQKKKIIKIDYLREGEIIPKEKILKPLAVIFSEYYFYLIAYDNKHEKDLPIVYRVDRIQHFLELDKKFQIPYAERFQEGEFRKRIQFMHAGELMRIKFIFKGASPQAVLDRLPTAKIISNKDGQCLFEAEVFGRGIKMWLLSQGANIEVLEPIELREEIIDTIQSMQQNYRYINV, encoded by the coding sequence ATGGTAGATTCACAACAAAATAAAGGCTATCGAGTCATTTCGATGTTTGACAGATTGATGGATGGTCAAGGAATTAACAAAAAACAAGAAGCATTTACACATAATGTTGGTGAAAAAACCATACAACGGGATTTAAATGAAATTCGAGCTTATATTGAAAAAACTAAATTGGATTGCCATTTAGAATATGTGCGAGTAGAAAAGGTGTACCGGCTGACGAAAACAGGAAAAAATATTTTATCAAAAGAGCAAGTGTTGGCGATTGTCAAAATTTTGATTGAATCTAGAGCACTGTTAAAATCAGAAATGAGTGATATTATAGATAAACTTATTTCGATTGTTGCAACTGATAAGCAGGAATTTATTCACAACATTATTTTAAATGAAAAACATTTGTACGTAGATTTAAATCATAAAAAATCTTTACTACATTTAATTTGGTGTCTTTCAGAGGCGATTCAAAAGAAGAAAATCATTAAAATTGATTATTTGCGTGAAGGTGAAATAATTCCTAAAGAAAAGATCTTAAAACCGCTCGCCGTCATTTTCTCAGAGTACTACTTTTATTTAATTGCTTATGATAATAAGCATGAAAAGGATTTGCCAATTGTCTATAGAGTCGACCGTATACAACATTTTCTTGAGCTAGATAAAAAGTTTCAAATACCATATGCCGAGCGTTTTCAAGAAGGTGAGTTTCGTAAACGTATCCAGTTTATGCATGCTGGCGAGCTGATGCGTATAAAATTTATATTTAAAGGAGCATCTCCGCAGGCTGTATTAGATCGTTTACCAACTGCAAAAATAATATCCAATAAAGATGGGCAATGTTTATTTGAAGCAGAGGTTTTTGGACGTGGTATTAAAATGTGGCTACTGAGCCAAGGGGCAAACATAGAGGTGTTAGAGCCAATTGAGCTTCGAGAAGAGATCATTGACACGATTCAATCGATGCAGCAAAATTATCGCTATATAAACGTTTAA
- a CDS encoding nucleoside 2-deoxyribosyltransferase has product MKAYLANGLFSLGDRLVNEQLAAAIREAVPGIELYVPQENDAINDKTAYADSLAIAQADLEMLQNSDVLVAVLDGVEIDSGVAAEIGAFAMLNRPIVGVFTDVRQQGRDNMMKIEALVRDGMENQFVYRNLFVIGLIKRNGIITSSIEEAVQAVQNYKK; this is encoded by the coding sequence ATGAAGGCATACTTAGCAAATGGATTATTTTCTTTAGGAGATCGTTTAGTCAACGAGCAACTCGCTGCAGCAATTAGAGAGGCAGTACCAGGTATTGAATTATATGTACCGCAGGAGAATGACGCGATTAATGATAAAACGGCATATGCAGATAGTTTGGCGATTGCACAAGCGGATTTAGAGATGCTACAAAATAGTGATGTTTTAGTAGCTGTTTTAGATGGCGTTGAAATTGATTCGGGTGTGGCAGCAGAGATCGGTGCATTTGCCATGTTGAATCGACCAATCGTTGGTGTATTTACAGATGTTCGTCAACAAGGTCGAGACAATATGATGAAAATAGAGGCACTTGTACGCGACGGAATGGAAAATCAATTTGTTTATCGCAATTTATTTGTCATAGGCTTGATTAAACGTAATGGCATCATTACATCTTCCATTGAAGAAGCTGTCCAAGCCGTTCAAAACTATAAAAAATAG
- a CDS encoding GNAT family N-acetyltransferase produces the protein MHIVTIEGVPYDWLKQLQEIHAHVFDGANLPLEKLESKEGLICLLAVENEDIIGFKLGYTHPDGVFYSWLGGVHEKQRGQGIASRLMRKQHEHLQALGFNKVRTYGRNERKAMLITNLKHGFDIVSTFVDHKGRHKIVFEKILE, from the coding sequence ATGCATATCGTCACAATTGAAGGTGTACCATATGATTGGTTGAAGCAATTACAGGAAATCCATGCACATGTATTTGATGGAGCAAATCTACCACTAGAAAAACTTGAAAGTAAAGAAGGGCTAATTTGTTTATTAGCAGTAGAGAATGAGGATATAATAGGTTTTAAACTAGGCTACACACATCCCGATGGTGTTTTTTATAGCTGGTTAGGTGGTGTACATGAAAAGCAACGTGGTCAAGGAATTGCCAGCCGGTTAATGAGGAAGCAGCATGAACATCTTCAAGCTCTTGGCTTTAATAAAGTTCGTACATATGGTAGAAATGAGCGAAAGGCAATGCTTATAACAAACTTGAAACACGGTTTTGACATTGTTTCAACATTTGTTGATCATAAAGGTAGACATAAAATAGTGTTTGAAAAAATATTGGAATAG
- a CDS encoding immunity 26/phosphotriesterase HocA family protein, whose amino-acid sequence MTPLNSWLTNTLRPYFGLHPIEEHWGTIEIRDDYYICVDGDIIKKRIFVNEQAYQEADVEIPTRNCEVILPQTARGKEKKMNYTNISSVKANGVVFSAGVRTEDPPSSHINARNMKTYFSLPLTNMKNLTSKEEIVEWLHQYPSNLPPDYDLQLEKLTRKKSLRYKAVPGDIFRVEIDLFTDGFVLVIGDLRQMQKDGLFSKDSLWNDVMTMPLFIRPYLFKTTNRCPSIEDITSVQLSEQTLIVMDDLFMRGGYEKVGHKTLTETDILLPLGYGINIDNGKEERYRLSWGTGTISKSEQETSFKTGSRFSNYGVQAGIDVKCFDTFSRSRSLDNPLYTKEHKQALAEFGFPKDITYDEFNRQTGGLTRLEYLDYLSKKYARTRK is encoded by the coding sequence ATGACACCATTAAACAGTTGGCTAACAAATACGCTTCGCCCTTATTTCGGATTACATCCCATTGAAGAGCATTGGGGGACGATTGAAATCCGAGATGATTATTACATTTGCGTGGACGGTGATATCATAAAAAAACGTATCTTCGTTAATGAGCAAGCTTATCAAGAAGCGGATGTAGAGATCCCAACAAGAAATTGTGAAGTAATTCTCCCTCAAACTGCCCGCGGTAAAGAGAAAAAAATGAATTATACCAATATTTCCAGCGTTAAAGCGAACGGGGTTGTTTTTTCTGCTGGCGTGCGTACCGAGGACCCGCCATCTAGTCACATTAACGCTCGCAATATGAAAACCTATTTCTCACTGCCCCTGACCAACATGAAGAATTTAACGAGCAAAGAGGAAATCGTTGAGTGGCTACATCAGTATCCGTCAAATTTGCCTCCAGACTATGATTTACAGCTAGAAAAGCTCACAAGGAAAAAAAGCTTACGCTATAAAGCTGTTCCAGGAGATATTTTCCGAGTTGAAATTGATTTATTCACAGACGGCTTTGTGCTTGTTATTGGAGATTTACGCCAAATGCAAAAAGATGGTCTATTTTCGAAAGATAGTCTATGGAATGATGTCATGACGATGCCGCTTTTTATTCGACCTTATCTGTTTAAAACAACTAATCGTTGCCCAAGTATTGAGGATATTACATCAGTCCAATTATCTGAACAAACCTTGATTGTCATGGACGACCTATTTATGCGGGGTGGCTATGAAAAAGTTGGACACAAAACGCTAACTGAAACAGATATTCTCCTGCCACTTGGTTACGGTATAAACATCGATAATGGAAAAGAAGAGCGCTACCGCCTTTCCTGGGGCACAGGAACAATTAGCAAGTCAGAACAAGAAACTTCTTTTAAGACGGGAAGCCGTTTTTCTAATTATGGCGTACAAGCAGGCATTGATGTCAAGTGCTTTGATACTTTTTCTCGGTCTCGTTCACTGGATAATCCGTTATACACCAAGGAGCACAAACAGGCACTGGCGGAATTTGGCTTTCCAAAGGATATTACATACGATGAATTCAACCGTCAAACAGGTGGGCTCACTAGGCTGGAGTATTTAGATTATTTATCGAAAAAATATGCCCGCACCCGTAAATAA
- a CDS encoding TetR/AcrR family transcriptional regulator, with the protein MARGKKVFSEEDKILIKSKLKDECMAFWITQGYKETSIGALCKKAEISTGTYYNFYSSKEELFFEVLYDIQDTIYGNFIERIEQCPEKSGFETAIIQLYYEYETKPFLYDVKTIDFTSFYSKLSEEMKEKLTFDSSELFRTAIKRANLKLKVSEKLAFSTFTVLLSSIASKEGISKNCDHLAAFQFMTKQLVASIFE; encoded by the coding sequence ATGGCAAGAGGAAAAAAAGTTTTTTCAGAAGAAGATAAAATTCTAATTAAAAGTAAATTGAAAGATGAGTGTATGGCATTTTGGATTACACAGGGTTATAAAGAAACAAGCATTGGCGCATTGTGTAAGAAAGCAGAAATATCAACAGGTACTTATTATAATTTTTATTCAAGTAAGGAAGAACTTTTTTTTGAAGTTTTGTATGACATTCAAGATACTATTTATGGAAATTTCATTGAGCGAATTGAACAATGCCCTGAAAAGTCCGGTTTTGAAACAGCAATAATCCAGCTTTACTACGAATACGAAACCAAACCATTTCTTTATGACGTAAAAACGATCGATTTCACATCATTTTATAGTAAACTATCGGAGGAAATGAAAGAAAAACTAACATTTGATAGTAGTGAACTTTTTCGTACTGCAATCAAACGAGCAAATCTTAAATTAAAGGTTTCTGAAAAGTTAGCATTTTCTACTTTCACCGTACTTCTTTCAAGTATTGCAAGTAAAGAAGGGATTTCAAAGAACTGCGATCATTTAGCTGCATTTCAATTTATGACTAAACAGTTGGTAGCAAGTATTTTTGAGTAG
- a CDS encoding DUF4259 domain-containing protein, producing MGAWGFKPLESDEGLDVVDFLQGYIYTLESNHIELSEVINAMKREGFFGESFDEVDFFFDISAMALAELYVMYLETGKLYDAEDEFEKIHSINANEESLKFILRYLADIRAEVPDADGIREIVELWRESECWVEWKSNLEFLFNRVEKEIIHSLK from the coding sequence ATGGGCGCATGGGGATTTAAACCATTAGAAAGTGATGAAGGCCTGGATGTAGTCGACTTTTTACAGGGCTATATTTATACTTTGGAATCAAATCATATAGAGCTGTCTGAGGTTATTAATGCGATGAAACGAGAAGGATTTTTTGGTGAGAGCTTCGATGAAGTTGATTTCTTTTTCGATATAAGTGCAATGGCGCTTGCAGAGCTCTATGTAATGTATCTTGAGACAGGAAAATTATATGACGCTGAAGACGAATTTGAAAAAATACACTCAATAAATGCGAATGAAGAATCATTGAAGTTTATATTAAGATATTTAGCGGATATTAGAGCTGAAGTTCCAGATGCTGATGGTATTAGGGAAATCGTTGAATTATGGCGTGAATCAGAATGCTGGGTTGAATGGAAATCTAACTTAGAATTTCTATTCAATAGAGTTGAAAAGGAAATTATCCATTCTTTAAAATGA
- a CDS encoding metallophosphoesterase family protein produces the protein MKKHTKRTLKIVDIAKEPLEKIPYITATSKDARISYEWLPIYWGEILGLPEELDALIVASDLQGIADYKQEQVEETPKLLGEELAEVLSLLFQIHLSDLDPAKVMVCLCGDLYTDLTKRGANGNPLPVWRAFRNYFGFVTGVAGNHDLLTNKEQAELGSTTGIHYFSDGGAMMYANLAVAGLGGIIGRIDKPNRMEEDNYLAKLRHTLRQVPDILLLHESPKISSQGLPGNAHIWKELQNSAELLVCCGHVHWDTPLVETNNGLQILNTDGRAFIFTAPN, from the coding sequence ATGAAGAAACATACGAAAAGAACATTAAAAATCGTTGATATTGCCAAAGAGCCTTTAGAGAAAATACCATACATTACCGCTACATCAAAAGACGCGAGGATTTCTTATGAATGGCTTCCTATATATTGGGGAGAGATACTTGGATTGCCAGAGGAGCTAGATGCCTTAATTGTTGCATCTGATTTACAAGGCATCGCGGATTATAAGCAAGAGCAGGTGGAAGAAACACCAAAGTTACTGGGTGAGGAACTTGCGGAAGTGCTTTCCCTTTTGTTCCAAATCCATTTGTCAGATTTGGACCCAGCTAAGGTAATGGTATGTTTATGTGGAGATTTGTATACTGATCTAACCAAAAGAGGTGCTAACGGAAACCCTTTGCCTGTTTGGAGAGCTTTTAGGAATTATTTTGGATTTGTTACTGGTGTAGCTGGAAATCACGACCTATTAACAAATAAGGAACAAGCTGAATTGGGTTCTACCACAGGTATTCATTACTTCTCGGATGGAGGGGCGATGATGTACGCTAATCTTGCAGTAGCAGGACTCGGAGGAATCATTGGTAGAATAGATAAACCAAATCGAATGGAAGAAGACAATTATTTAGCAAAACTTCGACACACTTTAAGGCAAGTTCCTGACATCCTGCTACTTCATGAAAGTCCGAAGATTAGCTCACAAGGCCTACCAGGGAATGCACATATTTGGAAAGAACTACAGAACTCTGCTGAGCTTTTGGTCTGCTGCGGCCATGTTCATTGGGATACACCATTGGTTGAAACGAATAACGGGCTACAGATTTTAAATACAGATGGACGTGCTTTTATCTTTACAGCTCCAAACTAG
- a CDS encoding DUF4274 domain-containing protein — protein MNWLEVSKSKDIEIIRAGVNQLDPNERDSRGRTPIMLFVMNRMPLEGIKLLLERNIDLEAEDKLGDTVLKKAVKFKQVEEIKLLLEYGVELNSAKGILATAWNTARMNNAIADLLLNTKGAIRLTLDAEEQREVDDILYEESLAKMCSMIRELSYPVLLHAVVNGYNWDDGPEPMIVAFENPACAEITLLDMYELMDGDYWLEQDEEELAKPSWKCPWRRLAEELTKKVNLLNTRI, from the coding sequence ATGAACTGGTTAGAAGTTAGTAAATCTAAAGATATTGAAATTATTCGTGCAGGCGTGAATCAGCTTGATCCGAATGAACGAGATTCAAGGGGAAGAACGCCTATAATGCTTTTTGTCATGAATCGAATGCCGCTTGAAGGGATTAAACTTCTTCTTGAGAGAAATATAGATTTAGAGGCTGAGGATAAGTTAGGAGATACGGTTCTAAAGAAAGCGGTCAAGTTCAAGCAAGTGGAAGAAATCAAGCTACTACTGGAGTATGGAGTGGAATTGAATTCAGCTAAAGGTATTTTGGCGACAGCTTGGAATACTGCAAGAATGAATAATGCAATTGCTGATTTACTGCTGAATACAAAAGGGGCTATCCGACTCACATTAGATGCGGAAGAACAACGCGAAGTAGATGATATTTTATATGAAGAATCGCTGGCAAAGATGTGTAGCATGATTAGAGAGTTGTCATATCCAGTGCTTCTGCACGCAGTGGTTAACGGCTATAACTGGGATGACGGACCGGAGCCGATGATTGTAGCTTTTGAAAATCCAGCTTGTGCAGAGATTACCCTACTTGACATGTATGAGCTAATGGATGGTGATTATTGGCTGGAACAAGATGAAGAAGAATTGGCGAAGCCATCGTGGAAATGCCCTTGGAGAAGACTAGCAGAGGAACTAACGAAGAAAGTCAATCTGTTAAATACTCGAATCTAG
- a CDS encoding suppressor of fused domain protein gives MSEDVKAFGWDAIDAELLKIYGDQEPKHYGTILPYSLGGEDPLQGISAYKSETPVPHWHFVTYGFSELYEKESEDADYSGYGFELTFRLVRNEDEEEPPAWALNLLQNMGRYVFNSGNVFKSGDYLDANGPICLGEDTLLTALAFTFDPEMPAIDTPNGQVEFIQMVGITGDELEAMQVWNTLGVLNAGLAYIPSYVTDLDRASLLQISSIAEAVEKGMKEGGSNTGFLFVDQLAWEQGKKGWFSKHPDKVMLGAKQAEIIGKLLRGRILKGKNLTLVGREIRIIFRPGEKSEFSLDDQDIIITLNEKAATELGQNLIPQEKEFELSSLTGLSFQIMKTYIKDQEGNVVETIG, from the coding sequence ATGAGCGAAGACGTAAAAGCATTTGGCTGGGATGCAATTGATGCGGAGTTACTAAAAATTTACGGGGATCAGGAGCCAAAGCATTATGGAACCATTCTTCCCTATTCATTAGGAGGCGAGGATCCACTGCAAGGAATCAGCGCCTATAAAAGTGAGACACCAGTTCCGCACTGGCATTTCGTAACATATGGATTTTCTGAGTTATATGAAAAAGAATCAGAGGATGCTGATTACAGTGGATATGGGTTTGAGCTAACATTTCGACTTGTACGTAATGAGGATGAGGAGGAGCCACCAGCTTGGGCGTTGAATTTGCTACAAAACATGGGAAGATATGTTTTTAATAGTGGCAATGTTTTTAAATCTGGTGATTATTTGGATGCAAACGGTCCAATCTGCCTAGGTGAAGACACGCTTTTAACGGCTCTTGCTTTTACGTTCGATCCAGAGATGCCTGCTATTGATACACCAAATGGACAAGTCGAGTTTATTCAAATGGTAGGTATTACAGGTGATGAGCTTGAGGCAATGCAAGTTTGGAATACATTAGGTGTGCTAAATGCAGGTTTAGCGTATATCCCGAGCTATGTTACTGATTTAGATCGGGCATCACTATTACAGATTTCATCCATTGCTGAAGCAGTAGAAAAAGGAATGAAAGAAGGAGGCTCGAACACTGGCTTTTTATTTGTGGACCAACTGGCATGGGAACAGGGGAAAAAGGGATGGTTCAGCAAACATCCTGATAAAGTTATGCTAGGGGCAAAGCAGGCGGAAATCATCGGCAAACTACTGCGCGGCCGAATTTTAAAAGGGAAAAACCTCACCCTCGTTGGTCGAGAAATTCGAATTATCTTTAGACCAGGGGAAAAATCCGAGTTCAGTCTGGATGATCAGGATATTATCATTACGTTGAATGAAAAGGCCGCCACGGAACTTGGCCAAAATTTGATACCGCAGGAAAAAGAATTCGAATTATCTTCTTTAACGGGGCTTTCGTTCCAAATAATGAAAACCTACATTAAAGATCAGGAAGGAAACGTTGTAGAAACAATCGGATAA
- a CDS encoding MerR family transcriptional regulator → MSGKGIFTIGELVQKSGVSIRTLRYYDSIDLLKPSDYTEGGHRLYSKEDLTILHNIKSLQFLGFSLKEIKDMLQKNTVKGEVILKSLIDQKQLFEAKKLEIINTLSDLNHLIETIKDEGIINIDIFCAMLQKLMFAENTETWFKEHFSQDITDELFNINKSEEIDLDKKWTKVLFEIKHLTLTEAIPSSKESQETVGTLLVLMNETLKGKLDLIEEKLPSTESFKFPNPFTEKEQIFLKEALRIYQNNCSNTQETMKN, encoded by the coding sequence TTGTCGGGAAAAGGTATATTTACGATAGGTGAACTTGTGCAAAAGTCTGGTGTTAGTATTAGGACACTTCGATATTACGACAGTATAGACCTACTTAAGCCAAGTGATTATACAGAGGGTGGACATAGACTTTATTCAAAAGAAGATTTAACTATTCTACACAACATTAAGTCATTACAGTTTCTTGGTTTTTCGCTAAAAGAAATTAAAGACATGCTTCAAAAAAATACTGTTAAAGGCGAAGTTATCTTAAAATCTTTAATCGATCAAAAGCAGTTATTTGAAGCAAAAAAACTTGAAATTATTAATACATTATCTGATTTAAATCATCTTATTGAAACAATAAAAGATGAGGGAATTATCAATATTGACATATTTTGTGCGATGCTACAAAAATTAATGTTTGCTGAAAATACTGAAACATGGTTTAAAGAACACTTTTCACAAGACATAACTGATGAATTATTTAATATAAATAAATCCGAAGAAATCGATTTAGATAAAAAATGGACAAAAGTCTTATTTGAAATTAAACATTTAACGCTCACTGAAGCTATACCTTCTTCTAAAGAATCCCAAGAAACTGTTGGAACACTTTTAGTACTTATGAATGAAACCTTGAAAGGAAAGTTAGATTTGATTGAAGAAAAACTACCATCCACAGAATCATTCAAATTTCCAAATCCTTTTACAGAAAAGGAGCAAATATTTTTAAAAGAAGCGTTAAGGATATATCAAAATAATTGTAGCAACACCCAGGAAACGATGAAGAATTAA
- a CDS encoding DUF4870 domain-containing protein gives MKKESLLNRGLASLMHLFSLLLTFILPILVYLVSRNKNKYFADHAKEGMNLHFTFFPVFLLLTFISKKWSAASTLSFALIILETILILVAAIYTLNGKKFSYPVIRYFKVNH, from the coding sequence ATGAAAAAAGAGAGTTTATTAAACCGAGGATTGGCAAGTTTAATGCATCTGTTCTCGCTATTATTAACCTTTATTTTACCAATATTGGTATACTTAGTATCGAGGAATAAGAATAAATATTTTGCTGATCATGCAAAAGAAGGGATGAATCTTCATTTTACTTTCTTCCCAGTATTTTTGTTATTAACTTTTATTTCTAAAAAATGGAGTGCTGCTTCTACACTTTCTTTTGCACTTATTATTCTTGAAACAATACTAATTTTAGTTGCTGCAATTTATACTTTAAATGGAAAAAAGTTTTCTTATCCCGTTATACGTTACTTTAAAGTCAATCATTAA
- a CDS encoding DUF2089 family protein: MNNNEIPSWLLSLEKEDVEFIKNFVINSGSLKEIAKYYNVSYPTVRIRLDKLINKINVNESSENEEFIGFIKRLSIDDRISLEDAKLIIEKYKMEVQK, translated from the coding sequence TTGAATAATAATGAAATTCCAAGTTGGCTTTTATCATTAGAAAAGGAAGATGTGGAGTTTATTAAAAATTTTGTAATAAATTCAGGTTCATTAAAAGAGATAGCGAAGTATTATAACGTTTCCTATCCGACTGTAAGAATTCGGTTAGATAAGCTGATAAATAAAATTAACGTGAATGAGAGTTCCGAAAATGAAGAATTCATAGGTTTTATAAAGAGGCTATCAATTGATGATCGAATTAGCTTAGAGGACGCCAAATTAATAATTGAAAAATATAAAATGGAGGTACAAAAATAG
- a CDS encoding VOC family protein, producing the protein MNQVCVISIYVPNLNKAIDFYTNTLGFELNKQYGPNIASLVHGELPIILEENGNTTYNQDNKITGVVLGLQTEDIYETVKFLKEKEVNFIVDEPTDCPPGKYISFRDPFGNILEYLQFENM; encoded by the coding sequence ATGAATCAGGTTTGTGTTATAAGCATTTACGTGCCAAATTTAAACAAAGCAATTGACTTTTATACTAATACTTTAGGTTTTGAATTAAACAAGCAGTATGGTCCTAATATTGCATCACTTGTTCACGGAGAGTTACCAATTATTTTAGAGGAGAACGGTAATACAACCTATAACCAAGATAATAAAATTACAGGAGTTGTATTAGGATTGCAAACTGAAGATATTTATGAAACGGTTAAATTCTTAAAAGAGAAAGAAGTTAATTTTATTGTAGATGAACCAACTGATTGTCCTCCGGGAAAATATATTAGTTTCAGAGACCCTTTCGGAAATATTTTAGAATACCTCCAGTTTGAAAATATGTAA